The genomic interval ACAAAAGTACGATTTCCTTTACTCATGCATTAACAATGAAAGTAATAAGATATCGATTAATAATAAAATATAATCCGACTATCAGTTTATTTGAAATATCCATGAATTTATATATCTTTGTTTGATAACTATGAAAATTAAACTGGATTTTTATGGAAGAGAAACAGGTCATTACCTCTTTGGGGTATATTCTTAAAAGAGAAAAGTTAGCCACCCTTGCATCTCAGAAAAATTATGGAGAGTTAATTCTGGAGGACTTGGATCCATTTCCAGGGTTCTACGATCATTATTTTGTTCCGGCTAATGAAAATGAGAAAAAGCCCAGGTCCATTTTCTTGATTGTGAAAGAACTTGATATATGCAAGGAGGATACTTTTATCAGAATGACCATGCATATTAAGCGGGAGCATTCGATAAAGTTCGATGCAGCAATGGCTATTGTGCAGTTGTTTAATAAATCCACTCCATGCATACGCATTTTCATGGATGACTATGATCTGCTTCCTGAGTTGATTAGTCACTATAGAAAAGTTGGAATGGTCTTTTTGCCAAAAAAGGATATCAAGCCCTTCCAAACCCTGATAGAAGTAAGAAAATACTTTGAGGTCAAGGTGCTGTCAGATGGAATTTATATGGATATGGATCAGCCTGATACATATTACCTCAGAATGCCTTCTTATTTGAACTGGGAGCAGTTTGAAAGTGTTACTATCAGCATCCGAAATAATATGAGCCATAAGTTGTATGATGCTGCCCAGGCTGCTATATATGAAAAAACAGGAATGGTGGATCTTATCAGAATCTTTGATCGCAAAGCAGATCTGGAGAAGTTGGAGGTTCTAAAAGAGAAGTATATATCAGAAATTAATAGGATTTGATAACAGGCAGAGCGCTCTTAACCTTCTTTTGATTCTTGAAACTTTATTCTTTAGTTAACCTTTATTTTTGTCATATAAAGATAAAGTTTTGATTTGTAGTGTATTTATGTCGGGATGGGCCCTATGATAAGAAAGAATAGTGTGCCTTAATCCTTGAGATTTGTGGAGCTAATACTGTTAGATTTATGACAGTTGCACAGTTTAATCAATTGACTAGTATCGAGAAGGTTAATACACTTTTTGATCGGGGGAAAGAACTCTCTTCCAGAATTTATATCTATTACAATATTAAATTATTTGTATTGTTTGATTTCTTTGTCGAAATCTGGTATCAGCAATCATCTAACCGGATTGAAAGGATTGTTATTTTGAAACTGGAAGATGTCCTTGATATTTATGAGAAGGATATCAGGATTGGAGATTTGTATGCCTAAAGACTGATTTTTCAACCCACTTCACTGATTTTTACCAGTCTGGGTACATCCAGAAGTTTAATGGTTTTGCCGGAAATTTCAATTAGTCCGTCGTCCTTTAATTCTTTCATCAACCTAATTACACTTTCTGTTGACATCCCGGTTAATTCACCAAGATCATTTCGTGAAAGAGGCAGGTCAAATTGAAGACTTTTGAAAATGCGTCCAGATAAGCACATTAGAATATCTGCCAAACGACCATGCAGATGTTTCTGAGTCAAACAGAAAAATCTTCCATAGGTTTGTGCTGTGTTTTCATTCATCAGGTTGAGAATCCTGTATGCAAATCCGGGATTTTGCAGCAGCAACTGTTTAAAAACAGCGATGTCTATCATTTTTACAACTGATTCAACATAAGTTGTTACCGAATAAAGAAATGTATTGTTGCCTTCAAAGATGGCGGGCACTCCAATAATATGTCCAGAGGGTGTAATAGTAAGAATCAGGTTTTTTGGGGTGCCTTCGAGATAGATTTTAACTAATCCTTTCTCGAGAAAAATGATATTAGAGGCAAATGTGCCTTGTTTACATATTGTTTCTCCTTTGCGATAGGTAATTGTTACTGCTTTACTATCCAATAATGATTTCTCTGCATCAGACAAAAGGGAGAAACAGGGTGAGTCATACACATGCGTGGCGCAGGAGCTGATGGGGAGGGTGTCAGTTGTTGTGTCAGTCATATGTGGCTTTCTAAATATTTATGATGCAAAATAACACTTTTTTTTATGATCCTGATCAGTTTTTAATTGATAGAAGACTATTTTTTATTGACGCATGACATGTTTTTTCCCTTTGAATTACATGGTTCGGGTTGTAGTGCAGATTACCGACAAGTATAGCTTTGTTAGCGAAATAACAATGTAAATCTCAGAAATAGAATTATTTCTGGCTAAGCCATAAACTAACTAACAACTTTAAAACCAAACCGTATGAAAAAGATCATTCTTTTTGCCTTTATCATTGCCTCACTGCCTTTATTAATTCTTACATCTTGTAAAAAGGATGAGCCTGAATCAGTGAATGCCTACCTCACATTAAAAGCCTATATGGTTGCGAATACCATGGACCTGCCTGACCTTGCAAAAAATTGGATAATTGATCCAAAATCAACCAATATGGGTGGAGGTATTGACTCAGTTACAAGCACTATGCCCGGTTACCATGTTTTCGACATTCGCTCAGCCACAGATTTTGCTGCAGGACATATTAAAAATGCTGTTAATGTGCCTTTAAAAGATGTTGTAACCACTGCAGCAGGTTACACTGATAAGCCTATTTGTGTTGTTTGTTATACCGGACAAACTGCAGGGCAGGCTGTTATGGCTCTGCGTTTATCAGGTTTCCCAAATGCAGTAGTGCTAAAGTGGGGTATGGCAGGTTGGAATTCAGCATATAAAGGACCATGGGTTAGCAATTCCGGATATGAAGTTGCTGCTAATGGAAATATTGCTGTTGGAAGTGCCAATTGGGTGACTTCAGCTGCTCCTGCTACAGGTACATTTACAGAGCCTGTATGGACCTCTTCATCCTCCAATGGTTCTGATATTCTAAAGGAACGCGTTCAGGCTGTTCTTGATGCTGGTTTCTCACCGGTGGCTGCTGCTGATGTCCTGGCTAATCCTGCAGGTTATCAAGTTGTAAATTATTGGTCAGCTGCTGACTATACAACATTTGGCCATTTTACTGGTGCTTATAATGTGCCGGTAATTTCTCTGGCCGGAGACCTCGTAAAAGCTTTTGATCCTACAAAAGAAGAACTGGTTTATTGTTACACCGGACAAACATCCAGTATAGCAACCTTCTGGCTGAATGTTCTTGGTTACAAAACAAAAGGTATTTCTTTTGGAGCAAACAGGCTTGTTTATGACCAGCTAAAAGCTGCCTCCAAGACTGTTTATAAAGGTCCTAAAAACTGGGCTGTAGTTACAGACTAATTAATCTTTTGAAGTAAACTTTAAGGAAACAGGGGAGGGTTGATTACTCTTCCCTGTTTTATAAAAAAATGATATATGAGAAAGATAGTAATACTTACAATTTTTTGCTTAACAGGATTCATCACCTCCTGGGCACAAGGATGCATGGAGCCGGCATCATCTTCTGGTGGACCACAAATTATCGGTTATATACAACCTGAATTCAGGGCTGGTTTCAATGGAACAACTGTGGATAATAAGAGCAAAAATGAATACAACTTTGCATTTCGTCGCGCCAGAATTGGTGTTACCGGCTCTATCCCTTATGACTTTAGTTATTATGTTGTCACCGAATTCAGTTCTTTCTCTAACGGGCCTTATCTTCTAGATGCTTTCATAACTTATAACAGGTTCAAACCCTGGTTTAAGGTTTCAATCGGACAATTTAAGAAAGCTTTCGGCCTTGAACTTACAACTGCATGTCAGGATCTTTATACTGTTGACAGATCACTCATGGTAAATGAAATGGCATCACCTTCAGAGATCTTGGTGTCATGATAAGTGGTAGCATCGGATCCTATAAATTTTTGGTTTAAAAAAGGAGAACCTATTGTCATATACCATGTCATTAACCAATGGAACAGGAATGAATACAGGTGATATTGACAGGTATAAAGATTTGAATGCAAGGCTGGTGTTTTTTGCTCCATTCGAATGGTTAAGCATTGGAGGAAGTTATCAGACAGGAAAGCAGCTAAATGCTGATCCCACTGTTTCTGCTCCTGATAAACGCACTCGTTATGGTGGTGACATTCAGCTTAAAAAGTATGGGTTCATTCTGCAATCAGAGTACATCATGGGAAAGGATGATGGCTCAAAATTAGTTGGTGGAGGTTGTGGAGGAACACCGGAACTTGTTATGGGCAATTTTAAAAGAGATGGTTTTTATGCACAGTTAATGTATCAAACTCCATGGAACCTGATGCCTGTGATAAAGTATGAATCCTATGACCCCGATAAAGATCTGGAGGATATTGATCATAGTAATTTCAGAAGGTCCAGTTTGATATTCGGGGTGAATTATTACGCCAACGATTGGACTCGTATTCAACTGAATTATAACTATAACATGGAGTCAAGTTCAGATACCGATATCACCAAGTACAACGAAGTACCCAATGATATGTTTATTCTTCAGGTTCAGGTTAAACTTAATTAGACATAAAAAAATGAAAACGACTTTTTTAATTGTTACGATACTTGTTCTACTGGTTCCCTTTACATCCTATTCAGCAGTTATTGGCACCAAGGATTTTGCTGCCGAATTAAAATCTAATAAAGAACTTGTTGTTATTGATGTACTTGCTGCCGATGTGTATGCTAAGCAACATATTAAGGGGGCAATCAATATCCCTCACAAAGATCTTTATAAACCGGGTGGATATGAGGGACAGCTTAAGGATGTTGCTGAACTCGCAAAAATATTTGGCGAAAAGGGAGTAAGTAATTCATCCAGGATTGTCATTTATGATGATGGATCACAAAAGTATAATAGCAGGGTGTGGTGGATATTGAAGTATATAGGTGCCACAGATGTCAACTTATTGCATAAGGAGATGACTGAGTTGGAACAATCAAGGATTCCTCTTACCAATGCTCCAACAGTACTAAAGCCATTAGAGTTTATTCCTCAAGTAAATGAGTCCATGAATATCCTGATGGAAGATCTGAAAGTTGCTATGAAACAACCTGGGTTTATTTTGCTTGATGCAAGAGAAAAGGATGAGTATGAAGGTGCTGATAAGGAAAAGAGGAGTAAGGGCCATCTTCCGGGTTCAATTCTTATGAATTTCAAGGAAATGCTTTCGGCGAGTGGCGATTTTAAAACAAAAGAAGAAATTATTGCTACTGCCGCAAAATTTGGCTTTAGCCCTGAGAAAAGTATTGTAGTATATTGCCAAACGGGCATAAAAGCTGCGACTTTATATGTTGCCTTGCACGAAATAGCTGGTTTCCCCAATGTTAAACTTTATGCCGGGGCTTATGCTGAATGGGCTTCAGTTCCGGAGAATACAATTGAAAAGTGAGCTTCTATGGTTTGAGGTTAAAACCGCTCTTCGGGGCGGTTTTTTTATTTCTATTCCATTATTACGGATTCAGGCTTAGCAATTCAGAGTTGCCATACGCCGGGCAATTTTTACATTTTGTGTGATTTTCAATTCCTTGAATGAGTTTGTAACACCTCGCACACCTATACCATTCGGATTTGAATTCGTAATTTCCCCCTTCGATAACTATAGCTTTTCCTTCAACAAATGCTTTTGCTATCGATTTTAATGCTTTATTATAAATACGGGTAAAAGTGGGTCTGGAAACCTCCATTAGTTCTGCTGCCACATCCTGTGATAGCAGATCATAATTTACCAGTCGAATACTCTCATATCCATCAAAACTCAGCATGATGGGTTCTGCTTCACACAAAGGAATACCAAAGGGCTTAAACCCTTGCATCATTGGTGGGGTCAGAACTTTTCTACTTTTCTGTGGTCGCGCCATTTTTGATTTTTCTGATCATTGCCTTAACATCATTTGAGATTAGATACCCAAATAGTATGGCTGATAAAAGTAGTATCGACTTTCCAATTATGCAATATGAATTACACTGAAAGTTTTCTCCTATCCCGAATAGGCAGCTTGCACATCCTAATAGCACCATGATGATAAAATCAACTAGTAGAATGAATGGCAAGATTACTGCCAATTTGATAATTAGATTTGTTTTCATAGTCGTTTTCTTACAAATATAATGAACGAGCGTTCATAAATAACATAATTAAAGAAATCATTTGACTAAATTGAACCGGTTCAATCCAAGAGTTGGAATATTAGATTATGAACGAAGAAAATTCATACACCTAAAAGTGATAATTCATCGTTTCCATTACCCATTCTTCTGAGACCACGATGATATTATTGAAATCTGCAGGTTCAGCAATTTCGTCACTATCGGTGCTCCAGACCTATCTTATTCGCAATAGTTTCGCTTTTGTTCCATGCAGATCTTCAGGATAGTCAAATTTTCAGTTGCCTTGAATTGTTGATATGAAACTAAAGCTCATTCTGATTGTTACTTTCTGAACAATCATTGTAAACGACTCTTTAAAAGGGTCTGAAATTACAAGGATTTCGGTTGCTAATGCGAGTAAGGATATTTTCTGATTATTCACTTAAAACGATGAATTATGGCAAAGAAAATTATCAGACCAGTAGCTTCAGGTATAACAAAGGTGGAATCAAATCAAACTCCAATAAGCAGGCAGAAAGTCATGGCTGTTAGACCAGTTGACACAGTGAAGGCTAAAGTGACAAAACTCATTTTACCTGGCCGGATTAAAGAAATCCGGCATATGGATTTCACAGTAAAAAAGCCTTTCAAGTTTACAGTCATTGAAAGCACTCCAGAAAAGGTTGTCAGGCTCATGAATGCGCCAAAAGATATTGAGATCACTTTGCAGCCACTGGAAGGAGAACATTTGGTTTTTCATCCGACACCTGGTTTTACTAGTGATGGGCCAGTAAGGGCACAGTTATCCGTGCAAGCTTTGATTTATAATAAGAGTTCAAAATCAGTGGATCTGGATAAAGTTATATTGGAGTACAAGATAGGTTCCACTACTCAAAAGAAAGAGGTGTATCTTCCATCGGACCAGATGTTAATTGATCCCTGGTATGCTGGAATCTGGCAAAACAGCCGGGAGTATCATAAGCCTGGTGATGTAATTTTTCTTGAAGAGCCATTTCCTTCCAAAGTAACCATCAGGTTCTTCTTTAAAAATTATCCAGATCCTATCAGCTTCACAAAAACTATCAAACCA from Bacteroidales bacterium carries:
- a CDS encoding DUF134 domain-containing protein; translated protein: MARPQKSRKVLTPPMMQGFKPFGIPLCEAEPIMLSFDGYESIRLVNYDLLSQDVAAELMEVSRPTFTRIYNKALKSIAKAFVEGKAIVIEGGNYEFKSEWYRCARCYKLIQGIENHTKCKNCPAYGNSELLSLNP
- a CDS encoding Crp/Fnr family transcriptional regulator, translated to MTDTTTDTLPISSCATHVYDSPCFSLLSDAEKSLLDSKAVTITYRKGETICKQGTFASNIIFLEKGLVKIYLEGTPKNLILTITPSGHIIGVPAIFEGNNTFLYSVTTYVESVVKMIDIAVFKQLLLQNPGFAYRILNLMNENTAQTYGRFFCLTQKHLHGRLADILMCLSGRIFKSLQFDLPLSRNDLGELTGMSTESVIRLMKELKDDGLIEISGKTIKLLDVPRLVKISEVG
- a CDS encoding sulfurtransferase, translated to MKTTFLIVTILVLLVPFTSYSAVIGTKDFAAELKSNKELVVIDVLAADVYAKQHIKGAINIPHKDLYKPGGYEGQLKDVAELAKIFGEKGVSNSSRIVIYDDGSQKYNSRVWWILKYIGATDVNLLHKEMTELEQSRIPLTNAPTVLKPLEFIPQVNESMNILMEDLKVAMKQPGFILLDAREKDEYEGADKEKRSKGHLPGSILMNFKEMLSASGDFKTKEEIIATAAKFGFSPEKSIVVYCQTGIKAATLYVALHEIAGFPNVKLYAGAYAEWASVPENTIEK